Proteins encoded within one genomic window of Anas platyrhynchos isolate ZD024472 breed Pekin duck chromosome 28, IASCAAS_PekinDuck_T2T, whole genome shotgun sequence:
- the HEXIM1 gene encoding protein HEXIM1, with protein sequence MADATAAEPQPPSAAEPQPERGEQQQQQPEAAADGEAGRLPAPGAAATAAEEEEEAATAAEGAGGAEGRPAEGGAARPGLGPRYRAAVGRAEEWPAKKKHRRRPSKKKRRWKPYSKLSWEEKQQFDERQSLRASRLRAEMFAKGQPVAPYNTTQFLMEDHDQEEPDLKTGLYPRRAAAKSDDTSEEDFLEEAAEEDGGSDGMGGDGSEFLQRDFSETYERYHVESLQNMSKQELVKEYLELEKCLSRMEDENNRLRMESKKYGGEAAEAARVRQLEQEVDRLRAENLQLLKEKDLHRQEKAPSKLGE encoded by the coding sequence ATGGCAGACGCAACGGCCGCCGAGCCGCAGCCCCCGTCCGCCGCGGAGCCGCAGCCCGAGCGgggcgagcagcagcagcagcagccggagGCGGCGGCGGACGGCGAGGCCGGGAGGCTGCCGGCCCCCGGGGCGGCGGCgacggcggcggaggaggaggaggaggcggcgacGGCGGCGGAGGGCGCGGGCGGCGCCGAGGGGCGGCCGGCGGagggcggcgcggcgcggcccggCCTGGGGCCGCGGTACCGGGCGGCCGTGGGGCGCGCCGAGGAGTGGCCGGCCAAGAAGAAGCACCGGCGGCGGCCGTCGAAGAAGAAGCGGCGCTGGAAGCCCTACTCGAAGCTGAGctgggaggagaagcagcagttcGACGAGCGGCAGAGCCTGCGCGCCTCGCGGCTCCGCGCCGAGATGTTCGCCAAGGGGCAGCCGGTGGCCCCCTACAACACCACGCAGTTCCTGATGGAGGACCACGACCAGGAGGAGCCCGACCTCAAGACCGGGCTGTACCCGCGGCGGGCGGCCGCCAAGTCGGACGACACGAGCGAGGAGGACTTCCTGGAGGAGGCGGCCGAGGAGGACGGCGGCAGCGACGGCATGGGGGGCGACGGCAGCGAGTTTCTGCAGAGGGACTTCTCGGAGACCTACGAGCGGTACCATGTGGAGAGCCTGCAGAACATGAGCAAGCAGGAGCTGGTCAAGGAGTACCTGGAGCTGGAGAAGTGCCTCTCCCGCATGGAGGACGAGAACAACCGGCTGAGGATGGAGAGCAAAAAGTacgggggggaggcggcggaggcggcCCGGGTGcggcagctggagcaggaggtggaCAGGTTGCGAGCCGAGaacctgcagctgctgaaggagaaggACCTGCACAGACAGGAGAAAGCCCCCAGCAAGCTGGGGGAgtga
- the ACBD4 gene encoding acyl-CoA-binding domain-containing protein 4 isoform X1 produces MAEPGCGAQFRAAVRVIQGLPRSGSYRPSYEEMLRFYSYYKQATAGRCQGPRPGFWDPIGRYKWDAWHSLGRMTKEEAMAAYVAEMKKVAQKVIDTVPMDEATREMFKYFEPLYEVIRDMPRPPEDFFKGEGDGQEQAADPSQDEQASGPAAEQREDVLPEELQDGQRAPGGGLAPAADMREGSQVASDSEGEVFCDTLEQMEPEQAGQPLGKQGLSLNSAQAGPEPRAPRAAGRGERGEGRRRAGRSGTGLAAPGSDRDPQLAGAAQDAESAPELAHGSQGLLLEVDAHVAGTVRALQDDMQRVLQRLSELETLTSAQGDASGAEPGRLLAPQAAFPWPLAVSPRTLLFLIAWPFVTQWLLRRWQGTKR; encoded by the exons atGGCGGAGCCGGGCTGCGGGGCCCAGTTCCGGGCCGCCGTGCGCGTTATCCAGGGGCTGCCCCGCAGCG GCTCGTACCGGCCGTCCTACGAGGAGATGCTGCGCTTCTACAGCTACTACAAGCAGGCGACGGCGGGGCGCTGCCAGGGCCCCCGGCCCGGCTTCTGGGACCCCATCGGCCGGTACAAGTG GGACGCCTGGCACAGCCTGGGGAGGATGACCAAGGAGGAGGCGATGGCCGCGTACGTGGccgagatgaagaaggtggcccagAAG GTCATCGACACCGTGCCCATGGACGAGGCGACGCGGGAGATGTTCAAGTACTTCGAGCCGCTCTACGAGGTGATCCGCGACATGCCGCGGCCCCCCGAGGACTTCTTCAAAGGGGAAGGGG ATGGGCAGGAGCAGGCGGCAGACCCCAGCCAGGACGAGCAAGCGAGCGGCCCGGCCGCGGAGCAGCGGGAGGACGTGCTGCCCGAGGAGCTGCAGGACGGGCAGCGAGCGCCAG GAGGagggctggctcctgctgccGACATGCGCGAGGGTAGCCAGGTGGCCAGTGACTCTGAGGGGGAAGTGTTCTGCGACACCCTGGAGCAGATGGAGCCTGAGCAG GCTGGGCAGCCGCTGGGCAAGCAGGGGCTCTCCCTGAACAGCGCCCAGGCCGGGCCTGAGCCCCGAGCGCCCCGTGCCGCTGGGCGGGGAGAGCGGGGCGAAGGCAGAAGACGAGCGGGGAGGAGCGGCACTGGCCTCGCAGCCCCGGGCTCTGACAGAG ATCCGCAGCTTGCTGGGGCAGCGCAGGATGCCGAGAGCGCCCCTGAGCTTGCCCACGGgagccaggggctgctgctggaggtggacGCCCACGTGGCCGGCACCGTGCGGGCCCTGCAGGACGACATGCAGCGCGTGCTGCAGCGCCTGAGCGAGCTGGAGACGCTCACCTCTGCGCAG GGGGACGCCTCTGGGGCTGAACCTGGCCGGCTGCTTGCACCGCAG GCAGCGTTCCCGTGGCCGCTGGCGGTGTCCCCGCGCACGCTGCTGTTCCTCATCGCCTGGCCCTTCGTCACCCAGTGGCTGCTGCGCCGCTGGCAGGGCACCAAGAGGTGA
- the ACBD4 gene encoding acyl-CoA-binding domain-containing protein 4 isoform X2 gives MTKEEAMAAYVAEMKKVAQKVIDTVPMDEATREMFKYFEPLYEVIRDMPRPPEDFFKGEGDGQEQAADPSQDEQASGPAAEQREDVLPEELQDGQRAPGGGLAPAADMREGSQVASDSEGEVFCDTLEQMEPEQAGQPLGKQGLSLNSAQAGPEPRAPRAAGRGERGEGRRRAGRSGTGLAAPGSDRDPQLAGAAQDAESAPELAHGSQGLLLEVDAHVAGTVRALQDDMQRVLQRLSELETLTSAQGDASGAEPGRLLAPQAAFPWPLAVSPRTLLFLIAWPFVTQWLLRRWQGTKR, from the exons ATGACCAAGGAGGAGGCGATGGCCGCGTACGTGGccgagatgaagaaggtggcccagAAG GTCATCGACACCGTGCCCATGGACGAGGCGACGCGGGAGATGTTCAAGTACTTCGAGCCGCTCTACGAGGTGATCCGCGACATGCCGCGGCCCCCCGAGGACTTCTTCAAAGGGGAAGGGG ATGGGCAGGAGCAGGCGGCAGACCCCAGCCAGGACGAGCAAGCGAGCGGCCCGGCCGCGGAGCAGCGGGAGGACGTGCTGCCCGAGGAGCTGCAGGACGGGCAGCGAGCGCCAG GAGGagggctggctcctgctgccGACATGCGCGAGGGTAGCCAGGTGGCCAGTGACTCTGAGGGGGAAGTGTTCTGCGACACCCTGGAGCAGATGGAGCCTGAGCAG GCTGGGCAGCCGCTGGGCAAGCAGGGGCTCTCCCTGAACAGCGCCCAGGCCGGGCCTGAGCCCCGAGCGCCCCGTGCCGCTGGGCGGGGAGAGCGGGGCGAAGGCAGAAGACGAGCGGGGAGGAGCGGCACTGGCCTCGCAGCCCCGGGCTCTGACAGAG ATCCGCAGCTTGCTGGGGCAGCGCAGGATGCCGAGAGCGCCCCTGAGCTTGCCCACGGgagccaggggctgctgctggaggtggacGCCCACGTGGCCGGCACCGTGCGGGCCCTGCAGGACGACATGCAGCGCGTGCTGCAGCGCCTGAGCGAGCTGGAGACGCTCACCTCTGCGCAG GGGGACGCCTCTGGGGCTGAACCTGGCCGGCTGCTTGCACCGCAG GCAGCGTTCCCGTGGCCGCTGGCGGTGTCCCCGCGCACGCTGCTGTTCCTCATCGCCTGGCCCTTCGTCACCCAGTGGCTGCTGCGCCGCTGGCAGGGCACCAAGAGGTGA
- the ACBD4 gene encoding acyl-CoA-binding domain-containing protein 4 isoform X3 translates to MAEPGCGAQFRAAVRVIQGLPRSGSYRPSYEEMLRFYSYYKQATAGRCQGPRPGFWDPIGRYKWDAWHSLGRMTKEEAMAAYVAEMKKVAQKVIDTVPMDEATREMFKYFEPLYEVIRDMPRPPEDFFKGEGDGQEQAADPSQDEQASGPAAEQREDVLPEELQDGQRAPDPQLAGAAQDAESAPELAHGSQGLLLEVDAHVAGTVRALQDDMQRVLQRLSELETLTSAQGDASGAEPGRLLAPQAAFPWPLAVSPRTLLFLIAWPFVTQWLLRRWQGTKR, encoded by the exons atGGCGGAGCCGGGCTGCGGGGCCCAGTTCCGGGCCGCCGTGCGCGTTATCCAGGGGCTGCCCCGCAGCG GCTCGTACCGGCCGTCCTACGAGGAGATGCTGCGCTTCTACAGCTACTACAAGCAGGCGACGGCGGGGCGCTGCCAGGGCCCCCGGCCCGGCTTCTGGGACCCCATCGGCCGGTACAAGTG GGACGCCTGGCACAGCCTGGGGAGGATGACCAAGGAGGAGGCGATGGCCGCGTACGTGGccgagatgaagaaggtggcccagAAG GTCATCGACACCGTGCCCATGGACGAGGCGACGCGGGAGATGTTCAAGTACTTCGAGCCGCTCTACGAGGTGATCCGCGACATGCCGCGGCCCCCCGAGGACTTCTTCAAAGGGGAAGGGG ATGGGCAGGAGCAGGCGGCAGACCCCAGCCAGGACGAGCAAGCGAGCGGCCCGGCCGCGGAGCAGCGGGAGGACGTGCTGCCCGAGGAGCTGCAGGACGGGCAGCGAGCGCCAG ATCCGCAGCTTGCTGGGGCAGCGCAGGATGCCGAGAGCGCCCCTGAGCTTGCCCACGGgagccaggggctgctgctggaggtggacGCCCACGTGGCCGGCACCGTGCGGGCCCTGCAGGACGACATGCAGCGCGTGCTGCAGCGCCTGAGCGAGCTGGAGACGCTCACCTCTGCGCAG GGGGACGCCTCTGGGGCTGAACCTGGCCGGCTGCTTGCACCGCAG GCAGCGTTCCCGTGGCCGCTGGCGGTGTCCCCGCGCACGCTGCTGTTCCTCATCGCCTGGCCCTTCGTCACCCAGTGGCTGCTGCGCCGCTGGCAGGGCACCAAGAGGTGA